In Deltaproteobacteria bacterium, the genomic stretch ATTCTATCCAGGCCAACAGCTTTGGCGGCACTTCCCGGCCTGATCTGCGAGAAGAGCTGGTGCAGGGTTCCCGGGAAAGGGCATCCTCGAGGTTTTCGTATTCGTCGGTCAATCTTTCAAATACCGGGCGGGATGGCACGCAGGACTTGCGCCCGAGATAGACCGGCCAAAAGGGGGACTGCAAGCTGCCTCTCCACGGGCTTCCTTCAGTGGTTCCGGAAATCCACCCGAGCAGTTCGTTGTCGGCACTCGAAAGGGCAACAAGAAAAGAGGCATCGTGGAGGTACTCCCTGGGTGAGATTATGGTGCTTTCTTCATGTTCCAGGGCGGTGGCAAGGGACGAAGCTGTACCTCCACCATGTTTATATTGACCGGCTGCGGTCAGATGGTATCCGGTCACGGTGTGGTAGTCGGTGGAGAGTATCCCCGGCCGGTCGACCCGCACGGAAAATCCAAGCTTTCCATCGATAATCTCGAGATCTTTGTTATCGCGCCTCAGGCCCAAAGCACAACCGATGAGGCCGATCACTCCCGATTTTGTGGGTTCCAGGGCGCTCTCTCTCACATCCCATCGG encodes the following:
- the cas5e gene encoding type I-E CRISPR-associated protein Cas5/CasD, which produces MTRPILLLRLDGPMQSWGSRSRWDVRESALEPTKSGVIGLIGCALGLRRDNKDLEIIDGKLGFSVRVDRPGILSTDYHTVTGYHLTAAGQYKHGGGTASSLATALEHEESTIISPREYLHDASFLVALSSADNELLGWISGTTEGSPWRGSLQSPFWPVYLGRKSCVPSRPVFERLTDEYENLEDALSREPCTSSSRRSGREVPPKLLAWIE